In Schistocerca cancellata isolate TAMUIC-IGC-003103 chromosome 7, iqSchCanc2.1, whole genome shotgun sequence, a genomic segment contains:
- the LOC126092836 gene encoding uncharacterized transmembrane protein DDB_G0289901-like, which yields MGAWLMGAWLMGAWLMGAWLMGAWLMGAWLMGAWLMGAWLMGAWLMGAWLMGAWLMGAWLMGAWLMGAWLMGAWLMGAWLMGAWLMGAWLMGAWLMGAWLMGAWLMGAWLMGAWLMGAWLMGGWLMGGWLMGGWLMGGWLMGGWLMGGWLMGGWLMGGWLMGGWLMGGWLMGGWLMGGWLMGGWLMGGWLMGGWLMGGWLMGGWLMGGWLMGGWLMGGWLMGGWLMGGWLMGGWLMGGWLMGGWLMGGWLMGGWLMGGWLMGGWLMGGWLMGGWLMGGWLMGGWLMGGWLMGGWLMGGWLMTYKKTRNGAPTGVAASWHMSAGIAYLVRFCLLGSSTRDELQ from the exons atgggagcctggcttatgggagcctggcttatgggagcctggcttatgggagcctggcttatgggagcctggcttatgggagcctggcttatgggagcctggcttatgggagcctggcttatgggagcctggcttatgggagcctggcttatgggagcctggcttatgggagcctggcttatgggagcctggcttatgggagcctggcttatgggagcctggcttatgggagcctggcttatgggagcctggcttatgggagcctggcttatgggagcctggcttatgggagcctggcttatgggagcctggcttatgggagcctggcttatgggagcctggcttatgggagcctggcttatgggaggctggcttatgggaggctggcttatgggaggctggcttatgggaggctggcttatgggaggctggcttatgggaggctggcttatgggaggctggcttatgggaggctggcttatgggaggctggcttatgggaggctggcttatgggaggctggcttatgggaggctggcttatgggaggctggcttatgggaggctggcttatgggaggctggcttatgggaggctggcttatgggaggctggcttatgggaggctggcttatgggaggctggcttatgggaggctggcttatgggaggctggcttatgggaggctggcttatgggaggctggcttatgggaggctggcttatgggaggctggcttatgggaggctggcttatgggaggctggcttatgggaggctggcttatgggaggctggcttatgggaggctggcttatgggaggctggcttatgggaggctggcttatgggaggctggcttatgggaggctggcttatgggaggctggcttatgggaggctggcttatg ACTTATAAAAAAACTCGCAATGGTGCACCAACAGGTGTAGCAGCATCCTGGCATATGTCAGCAGGCATTGCTTACCTGGTAAGATTCTGCTTACTTGGCTCAAGCACACGAGATGAACTTCAGTGA